One region of Brassica napus cultivar Da-Ae chromosome A10, Da-Ae, whole genome shotgun sequence genomic DNA includes:
- the LOC106370678 gene encoding EPIDERMAL PATTERNING FACTOR-like protein 1, with the protein MFTIYNSALPLLLFLVFITQEVSSSLQPVQPPNSPQVALVEDKARLGSTPPSCHNSCNGCHPCMPTQVPTLPSRSRFTRVDPFSGGFVRPPSSLTTVLDQYSNYKPMGWKCHCNGHFYNP; encoded by the exons ATGTTCACTATTTACAATTCTGCCCTTcctctcctcctcttcctcgttTTCATCACTCAAGAAGTCTCATCCTCTCTTCAACCTGTCCAGCCTCCCAATTCTCCTCAA GTAGCTTTGGTGGAAGATAAAGCAAGATTAGGCTCTACACCACCGAGCTGCCACAACAGCTGCAACGGCTGCCACCCTTGTATGCCTACTCAAGTCCCCACTCTGCCGAGCCGCTCCCGTTTCACCCGAGTTGACCCGTTCTCCGGCGGTTTCGTACGGCCTCCTTCCTCCCTAACCACCGTACTTGATCAGTACTCTAACTACAAGCCCATGGGATGGAAATGCCACTGCAATGGTCACTTTTACAACCCTTGA
- the LOC106372481 gene encoding alpha-hydroxynitrile lyase gives MERKQHFVLVHNAYHGAWIWFKLKPLLESAGHRVTAVELAASGIDPRPIQAVETFEEYSQPLIETLASHPENEEVILVGFSFGGINIAYAADKFPAKTKVLVFVNAFLPDTTHVPSHVLDKYMEMPGDFEDCEFSSHETKNGTMSLLKMGPKFMKNHLYQECTVQDYELAKTLHRQGSFFKEDLAKKEKFSEEGYGSVRRVYIMGKEDKAIPCDFIRWMIDNFNVSKVYEIDGADHMVMLSKPQQLFECLSTIAVDSN, from the exons ATGGAGAGAAAACAACACTTTGTGTTAGTTCACAACGCTTATCACGGAGCATGGATCTGGTTCAAGCTCAAACCCCTCCTTGAATCCGCCGGTCACCGCGTCACTGCCGTCGAACTCGCCGCCTCCGGGATCGATCCACGCCCAATCCAAGCCGTTGAAACTTTCGAGGAATACTCCCAACCGTTGATCGAAACCCTCGCATCTCACCCTGAGAACGAGGAGGTGATTCTCGTTGGGTTCAGCTTCGGAGGCATCAACATTGCTTACGCCGCCGACAAGTTCCCGGCGAAAACTAAGGTTCTTGTGTTCGTCAACGCTTTCTTGCCCGACACAACCCATGTGCCCTCTCACGTGCTAGATAAG TATATGGAGATGCCTGGTGATTTTGAAGACTGTGAGTTCTCGTCTCATGAAACAAAAAATGGAACAATGAGTTTGTTGAAAATGGGACCTAAGTTCATGAAGAACCATCTTTACCAAGAATGTACCGTCCAG GATTACGAGCTGGCGAAAACGTTGCATAGACAAGGTTCATTTTTCAAAGAGGATTTagcaaagaaagaaaagttTAGCGAGGAAGGGTATGGCTCGGTTCGACGAGTTTACATAATGGGTAAAGAAGACAAAGCTATTCCGTGCGATTTTATTCGTTGGATGATTGATAATTTCAACGTATCAAAAGTGTACGAGATTGACGGTGCAGATCACATGGTGATGCTCTCCAAACCCCAACAACTCTTCGAGTGTCTCTCTACTATCGCCGTCGATtcgaattaa